From a region of the Trichoderma atroviride chromosome 6, complete sequence genome:
- a CDS encoding uncharacterized protein (EggNog:ENOG41) produces MSSADPATQLDTQEQPQKTKKPLSCISCKLRKLKCDHEKPICTRCTKAGSECIYPEARRKPTIQRSNVKELEARLAQVEGYLKEATEESRDVKRGKADGNQDSDDGTKSRSRAATATDEEDVAALDEQTPCIPLVQFTDPNQFADQAESGDGLPFESSNFEYLNGKQYSNDELIDLSMSETLPPLDVIEELHECFFTTQYHYMPLIQSCRYYQAFYGGPMRKPPMCLQYAIWAMGALWHPKYDRCADVFYKRSRYYAEADEMRESGEYFITIAHAQAWALIACYEARAMLYTRAGMSCARCCRLVHMLGLNKIDSPDDDAPETLGPPQDWIELEERRRVFWVAFSCDAQSSMATGWPSYINSDDIMTRLPASEEAFISGEEEECPFLDDVMKGASYSGFSGSLVLNHLLKAIMRHVHLIRPSDRPEDPTHGEFWKRHRRLDNQLSTLFMFMPDKFRLPENLHNPLATYINLNFHACVICLHHVALEVIEKHGLGDPLRKDSRYLLKNAADEIASIVKMTSHRSSLFSNPLCAFSLYSATTVYVYLAKEDPATGINPVDMSNLELIVNAMEAIGRIHMVTCAFLQQACLDIDNNGLSSTIKIPALYQYRNLFGGPASNIPLLARSPISKHTQMSSPLPGRLPLGNPLGHLRPTNLRMTKSIPLLTGVTAQMGRMGITESFRPTFGAISRNLAPRPTDNMNKRKRDPMSSQAATNTDAEIFMAALRNGYIGRAPTSGDFTPLDRTNSPHFSFSPIGQGTGSEPGSSSNSVWPCTTGSDPGHNSSDSQQDQSHQPSMAWQLDDDMMAFTEGFSNDCPDANGGPQAFF; encoded by the exons ATGTCATCAGCGGACCCAGCAACGCAGCTTGATACACAGGAACAGCCTcagaagaccaagaagcCCCTATCCTGCATCTCCTGCAAGCTCCGGAAGCTGAAATGTGACCACGAAAAGCCGATATGCACTCGGTGCACCAAAGCCGGCAGCGAGTGCATATACCCAGAAGCAAGACGCAAGCCGACCATCCAGCGAAGCAACGTCAAGGAATTGGAGGCTAGACTAG CTCAGGTCGAGGGCTATCTCAAGGAAGCTACTGAGGAAAGTCGAGATGTGAAAAGAGGCAAAGCCGACGGCAATCAAGACAGTGACGACGGTACGAAAAGTCGATCGAGAGCCGCGACGGCAactgatgaggaagatgttgCTGCCCTGGATGAGCAGACTCCATGTATCCCACTAGTACAGTTCACCGACCCCAATCAGTTCGCTGACCAGGCCGAATCTGGTGACGGCCTTCCTTTTGAGTCGTCAAACTTCGAATATCTGAATGGCAAGCAATATAGCAATGACGAGCTGATAGATCTCAGCATGTCAGAGACGTTGCCCCCTCTTGATGTTATAGAAGAACT GCATGAATGCTTCTTTACTACGCAGTACCACTACATGCCGCTTATACAATCTTGCCGCTATTACCAGGCCTTTTATGGTGGCCCTATGAGGAAGCCGCCCATGTGCCTGCAATATGCCATTTGGGCAATGGGAGCACTGTGGCACCCCAAGTACGACCGATGTGCCGatgtattttataaaaggtCTCGATATTACGCCGAGGCTGACGAAATGAGA GAATCCGGAGAATATTTCATCACAATAGCACACGCTCAAGCTTGGGCCCTCATAGCTTGCTATGAAGCGAGAGCTATGCTCTATACTAGAGCGGGAATGAGTTGCGCCAGGTGCTGCCGCCTCGTACACATGCTTGGGCTTAACAAAATCGACAGTCCAGATGACGATGCTCCAGAGACTCTTGGCCCTCCGCAAGATTGGAtcgagctggaagagcgCAGAAGAGTCTTCTGGGTGGCCTTTTCATGCGATGCTCAATCAAGCATGGCAACTGGTTGGCCTAGTTATATCAATTCTGACGAT ATCATGACTCGACTTCCAGCTAGTGAAGAGGCTTTCATCtctggcgaagaagaagagtgccCTTTTCTGGACGATGTTATGAAAGGCGCATCCTACAGCGGCTTTTCCGGCTCTCTCGTGCTTAACCACCTCTTAAAGGCCATCATGCGTCATGTCCATCTAATTAGGCCGTCGGACCGACCTGAGGATCCCACGCACGGAGAGTTTTGGAAGCGACATCGCCGTTTGGATAATCAGCTGTCGACCTTGTTCATGTTTATGCCGGACAAATTCCGTCTGCCAGAAAATTTGCATAACCCTCTAGCGACTTACATCAATCTCAACTTCCACGCATGCGTCATTTGCTTGCATCATGTTGCCCTCGAGGTCATTGAAAAGCATGGCCTTGGCGATCCTTTGAGAAAGGACAGTCGATACCTTTTAAAGAATGCCGCAGATGAGATTGCCAGCATTGTCAAGATGACATCCCATCGCTCATCATTATTT AGCAACCCTTTGTGCGCCTTTTCGCTGTATAGTGCGACAACGGTGTACGTTTACCTAGCCAAAGAAGATCCAGCTACGGGAATAAATCCTGTCGACATGTCCAATCTTGAACTCATCGTCAATGCCATGGAGGCGATCGGTCGAATACATATGGTTACCTGTGCCTTCTTGCAGCAAGCTTGCCTTGATATCGACAATAATGGCCTCTCGTCAACTATCAAAATACCAGCCCTCTACCAATACCGCAATCTCTTTGGCGGCCCAGCCTCCAACATTCCCCTGCTGGCTCGAAGCCCCATCTCAAAACACACGCAAATGAGTTCTCCGCTGCCTGGGCGACTGCCTCTGGGCAACCCTCTGGGCCACTTACGGCCGACGAATCTGAGAATGACAAAGTCAATTCCGTTACTGACTGGGGTGACGGCACAAATGGGCCGAATGGGCATTACAGAGAGCTTCCGGCCTACCTTTGGCGCTATATCCAGAAATTTGGCACCCCGGCCCACTGATAACATGAATAAAAGAAAGCGAGATCCTATGAGTTCTCAGGCTGCAACAAATACAGACGCAGAGATATTTATGGCGGCCTTGCGTAATGGATATATTGGCCGCGCACCTACATCTGGAGATTTCACACCTCTCGATCGGACCAATTCACCgcacttttctttctcaccTATTGGCCAAGGGACGGGCAGTGAACCGGGATCGAGTAGTAACAGCGTATGGCCTTGCACCACAGGAAGTGACCCAGGGCATAACTCAAGCGATTCCCAACAAGACCAGAGCCACCAGCCTTCAATGGCCTGGCAGTTGGATGATGACATGATGGCTTTTACCGAAGGCTTCTCCAACGATTGCCCGGATGCAAACGGTGGCCCACAGGCTTTTTTCTGA